Part of the Desulfobacterales bacterium genome, GATTTCCGCAAAAGATCTCAAGGATGCGGCCCAAAAGATTTCTGAAATCGTCCGGGCTTGAACGAGACTGAAGCGAAAGGGAAGGGATCTTTAACCGGTCGCAGCTGAAAGGGATCGACTGGGATTCTGGAATACAGGAATACTGGAATGATTGGGCAAACTGAAGACTGCTTTTTAAATTGATAAAATGCCATAAAACCCATTGTTCCAATATTCCATCCTTCCATCATTCCGATTAGTTAGTTAATGAGGTTCTTGAGTAATATCTGGCCGCAAAACAAACAAAAATTTTTCTAAGTGAACCATTCATCGAGGGCAGTTACCATGAGCATATTCGTAAATAATGAAACGCGTCTGGTTGTCCAGGGAATTACCGGCCGGGAAGGGCAGTTTCACGCCCGCCAGTGTATTCTCTACGGCACCCGGGTGGTGGCCGGCGTTACCCCCGGTAAAGGGGGCCAGCAGATGGACGATGTACCGGTCTTTAATACCGTTAAGGAAGCCGTTAAAGAAGCCGGTGCAAATTGCAGCATGATTTTTGTGCCGCCGGCATTTGCCGCCGATGCGATTTTTGAAGCGATTGATGCAGGGATTGATCTGGTGGTCGCCATCACAGAAGGGATTCCGGTATTGGATATGTTAAGGGTCAAGACGTATCTGCGGTCAACCCGGGCCCGCCTGATCGGTCCGAACGGACCGGGGATCATCACACCCGGGGAAGCCAAAGTCGGGATCATGCCGGGACCCATCCATAAACCCGGCGGCCCAATCGGGGTCATGTCGCGGTCCGGAACCTTGACCTATGAGGTCGTCTATCAACTGACCCAGAAGGGGATCGGCCAGACGACCTGTATCGGAA contains:
- the sucD gene encoding succinate--CoA ligase subunit alpha, coding for MSIFVNNETRLVVQGITGREGQFHARQCILYGTRVVAGVTPGKGGQQMDDVPVFNTVKEAVKEAGANCSMIFVPPAFAADAIFEAIDAGIDLVVAITEGIPVLDMLRVKTYLRSTRARLIGPNGPGIITPGEAKVGIMPGPIHKPGGPIGVMSRSGTLTYEVVYQLTQKGIGQTTCIGIGGDPVVGTGMIDCLTAFEKDLETKGVVMVGEIGGTAEEEAARFIKDNMTKPVVSFIAGLTAPPGRRMGHAGAIIDGASGTAQGKIAALKAGGVHVCEDLGSFGEFCAGVFI